From Aristaeella lactis, the proteins below share one genomic window:
- the wecB gene encoding non-hydrolyzing UDP-N-acetylglucosamine 2-epimerase, whose protein sequence is MTEWKNNGKIKLLIIVGTRPEIIRLAATIKRCREYFDCIVAHTGQNYDKNLNDVFWSDFDLGGPDIYMDAVGENLGQTCGNIIAKSYELMNEIKPDALLILGDTNSCLSAISAKRLHIPIFHMEAGNRCKDECLPEETNRRIVDVISDVNLPYSEPARKYLHEMGMPKERTYVTGSPMAEVLHGNLDKILASDVLDRMELEPNKYILLSAHREENIDTDKNFNSLFTAINTLAEKYNVPILYSCHPRSRKKLEASGFELDPRVRVNEPLGFNDYNKLQMNALAVVSDSGTLPEESSFYLSIGHPIAAVCIRTSTERPEALEAGDFILAGISTQELLQATDMAIDMKQKNILGQPCADYTDECVSMKVVRIIQSYVNVVNKMVWRKES, encoded by the coding sequence ATGACTGAATGGAAGAATAACGGTAAGATTAAGCTCCTGATTATCGTAGGAACCCGTCCGGAGATTATCCGTCTCGCTGCTACGATCAAACGGTGCAGGGAATACTTTGACTGTATCGTGGCCCATACCGGCCAGAACTATGACAAGAACCTGAATGATGTGTTCTGGAGTGATTTTGACCTGGGCGGTCCGGATATTTATATGGACGCGGTAGGAGAGAATCTGGGTCAGACTTGCGGAAACATTATTGCGAAGTCCTACGAACTAATGAACGAGATCAAACCGGATGCCCTGCTGATTTTGGGAGATACCAATTCCTGCCTTTCCGCCATTTCAGCCAAACGTCTTCATATACCGATTTTCCATATGGAAGCTGGAAACCGTTGCAAGGATGAATGCCTGCCGGAGGAAACGAACCGCCGTATCGTGGATGTTATCTCAGACGTGAATCTTCCATACAGTGAACCGGCACGGAAGTATCTGCATGAAATGGGAATGCCCAAGGAACGGACTTATGTAACAGGTTCCCCGATGGCGGAGGTCTTGCACGGAAACCTGGATAAGATTCTGGCAAGTGATGTACTGGACAGGATGGAACTCGAACCCAACAAATACATTCTTCTTTCAGCTCACAGGGAAGAGAATATAGATACAGACAAGAACTTCAATTCTCTGTTTACAGCAATCAATACACTTGCAGAGAAGTATAATGTTCCGATCCTTTATTCCTGCCACCCTCGTTCCAGAAAGAAGCTGGAAGCAAGCGGCTTTGAACTGGATCCCAGGGTAAGGGTCAATGAACCCCTTGGATTCAATGATTACAACAAACTGCAGATGAATGCCCTGGCCGTTGTTTCCGACTCGGGAACCCTGCCGGAGGAAAGCTCTTTCTATCTTTCCATAGGTCACCCGATCGCGGCGGTATGCATCCGGACTTCCACTGAGCGTCCGGAAGCCCTGGAAGCAGGAGACTTTATCCTGGCTGGCATCTCTACCCAAGAGCTGCTCCAGGCAACGGATATGGCAATCGATATGAAACAGAAGAATATCCTGGGGCAGCCCTGCGCGGATTATACAGATGAATGCGTCAGTATGAAGGTGGTCAGGATTATCCAGAGCTATGTCAATGTAGTGAACAAGATGGTATGGAGGAAAGAATCGTGA
- a CDS encoding polysaccharide biosynthesis protein, whose amino-acid sequence MSAFNQATLLITGGTGSFGHTVLKHFLTSDIGQIRIFSRDEKKQDDMRHEIQAKYPEYASKVKFYVGDVRDPRSVADAMPGVDYIFHAAALKQVPSCEFFPMQAVKTNVEGTDNVLHAAIDAGVKRVVCLSTDKAAYPINAMGISKAMMEHVITANARVAADRGGTVICCTRYGNVMCSRGSVIPLFIDQIKAGNPITITNPAMTRFLMNLDEAVELVRFAFEHANPGDLFIQKADASTIGDLAKGVQRLFGDTGTNIIGTRHGEKLYETLMTREERLRSEDMGNYFRVAADTRDLNYDKYFVKGEVVTEADESYTSHNTRLLDVDGVVEKILTTDYVKEALANK is encoded by the coding sequence ATGAGCGCTTTTAATCAAGCAACACTTTTAATTACTGGCGGTACTGGTTCCTTCGGTCACACCGTCCTGAAACATTTCCTGACTTCAGACATCGGCCAAATCCGTATCTTCTCTCGCGACGAAAAGAAGCAGGATGATATGCGCCATGAGATTCAAGCCAAATATCCCGAATACGCTTCCAAAGTGAAGTTTTATGTAGGAGATGTCCGGGATCCGCGTTCAGTGGCAGATGCTATGCCTGGTGTTGACTACATCTTCCATGCTGCTGCTCTGAAACAGGTTCCATCCTGTGAATTTTTCCCGATGCAGGCTGTGAAGACCAACGTGGAAGGAACAGACAATGTTCTCCACGCTGCCATAGATGCCGGTGTGAAACGTGTTGTTTGCCTTTCTACAGATAAAGCAGCATACCCGATCAACGCCATGGGTATTTCCAAAGCCATGATGGAACATGTTATTACAGCCAATGCTCGTGTGGCTGCAGATCGCGGAGGTACAGTGATCTGCTGTACACGTTATGGTAATGTTATGTGCTCCCGAGGATCAGTTATTCCGCTCTTTATTGACCAGATTAAAGCCGGCAATCCGATTACCATTACCAATCCGGCTATGACCAGATTCCTCATGAACCTGGATGAGGCAGTAGAACTGGTGCGTTTTGCCTTTGAACATGCAAATCCCGGTGATCTCTTTATCCAGAAGGCCGATGCCAGCACAATAGGAGACCTTGCCAAGGGTGTCCAGAGACTCTTTGGTGATACAGGTACCAACATCATCGGTACCCGTCATGGGGAGAAACTGTATGAAACTCTCATGACCAGGGAAGAACGACTTCGTTCCGAAGATATGGGCAATTACTTCCGAGTAGCAGCTGATACCCGTGATCTGAACTATGATAAGTACTTCGTCAAAGGCGAAGTTGTGACAGAAGCGGATGAGAGTTATACTAGTCATAACACAAGATTGCTGGATGTAGACGGCGTTGTTGAAAAGATCCTGACAACAGATTATGTAAAAGAAGCTCTGGCTAACAAGTGA
- a CDS encoding ATP-grasp fold amidoligase family protein, translating into MHIIDYIKHPEQVILGLQEHGFGCFIPDKLYIKCMFLKSFGYPLDLHNPRTFNEKLQWLKLYDRKPCYSEMVDKISAKNYIGKIIGEQYIIPSLGQWNSFHEIDFNQLPDKFVLKCNHDSGGIVICKSKEEFDYKSAESIIQSSLKRNYYFPGREWPYKQIQPKVFAEKLLVDKYYGEVRDYKFFCFNGRVRCYKIDFDRFINHKANYYDVDAKLLQIGEIVCPPDHSKVIDAPKNLKLMIELAEKLSVSIPFVRVDFYEVDNKVYFGEMTFYPASGFGKFYYEGNDSLLGNWIELPLNKRRE; encoded by the coding sequence ATGCATATAATTGATTATATTAAGCATCCGGAGCAAGTAATACTTGGTTTGCAAGAGCATGGGTTTGGATGTTTTATTCCAGATAAGTTATATATAAAATGCATGTTTTTAAAATCTTTTGGATACCCATTAGATCTCCATAATCCGCGAACATTTAATGAAAAGCTGCAATGGTTAAAACTATACGATCGCAAACCGTGCTACTCTGAAATGGTAGATAAGATTAGCGCCAAAAATTATATAGGCAAAATAATAGGGGAACAGTATATTATTCCATCTTTGGGGCAATGGAATTCATTCCACGAGATTGATTTCAATCAGTTGCCAGATAAATTTGTTCTAAAATGCAATCATGATAGTGGAGGGATTGTAATATGCAAAAGTAAAGAAGAATTTGATTACAAAAGCGCAGAAAGCATTATTCAATCCAGTTTGAAAAGAAATTATTATTTCCCTGGGAGAGAATGGCCATACAAACAAATTCAACCCAAAGTATTTGCTGAGAAACTATTAGTGGATAAATACTATGGAGAAGTCAGAGATTACAAGTTTTTTTGTTTTAATGGGAGAGTTAGGTGCTATAAGATCGACTTTGATCGGTTTATTAATCATAAAGCAAATTATTATGATGTTGACGCCAAACTGTTGCAAATCGGAGAAATTGTTTGTCCACCAGACCATTCCAAAGTAATTGATGCACCGAAAAATCTTAAATTAATGATTGAATTGGCTGAAAAACTATCAGTTTCTATTCCATTTGTAAGAGTAGATTTTTACGAAGTAGATAATAAGGTATACTTTGGTGAAATGACTTTTTATCCAGCTTCGGGATTCGGGAAATTTTATTATGAAGGTAATGATTCCCTATTAGGTAATTGGATTGAATTACCGTTGAATAAACGGAGGGAATAA
- a CDS encoding lipopolysaccharide biosynthesis protein codes for MDNKKLASNFLWRLMERMGAQGVTLIVSLVLARLLEPSVYGIVAYVLVFTTILQVFVDSGLGTALIQKKNADDLDFSSVFYFNIIICFSLYALLFLGAPYISLFYGIDELTPIVRVLGLSLLISGIKCVQQAYVSRYLLFKKFFYATLAGTVGAAIIGITMAYMGFGVWAIVAQNLFNQTIDTIILWITVKWRPKKCFSMRRLKGLFSYGWKLLVARLLSTVYTEIRQLLIGKVYTAADLAFYNRSYEIPAKIVPNIITSINSVLLPTLSKEQDNLSTIKSIARRANKVANFVIWPFLVGLAVCGKALVEVLLTEKWLPCVPYLFIFCADYALWPTIYVYNNVINSIGRSDIYLKLQFIQKGIGMILLFLSIRYGVIWIALTVPIISIIELIISASIIRKLIGYSFTEQLSDVYKPIIFSMIMGAIVWGLSLFELKMVLILVLQFIIGVITYTLLSFIFNRECFMFVKTMIGKLIKK; via the coding sequence ATGGACAATAAAAAACTCGCCTCTAATTTTTTGTGGCGCTTGATGGAACGCATGGGCGCGCAAGGAGTCACATTAATCGTATCCCTTGTGTTAGCGAGATTACTTGAGCCCAGTGTTTATGGCATAGTAGCATATGTATTAGTATTTACGACAATTCTCCAGGTTTTTGTCGATAGTGGACTTGGAACCGCGTTAATCCAAAAAAAGAATGCGGACGATTTAGACTTTTCTTCAGTTTTCTATTTTAACATTATAATCTGTTTTTCACTCTATGCTCTACTTTTTTTGGGAGCTCCTTATATTTCATTATTCTATGGCATAGACGAGCTCACACCAATAGTGCGAGTCCTTGGATTATCATTGCTGATATCTGGTATAAAATGTGTCCAGCAAGCATATGTTTCGAGATATCTGTTATTCAAAAAATTCTTTTATGCAACATTGGCGGGCACGGTTGGAGCAGCTATTATAGGAATCACAATGGCCTATATGGGATTTGGAGTGTGGGCGATAGTTGCACAGAATCTTTTTAACCAGACTATAGACACAATAATACTTTGGATTACTGTGAAATGGCGCCCTAAAAAGTGTTTTTCAATGAGGCGCTTGAAAGGACTGTTTTCATATGGGTGGAAACTTCTCGTGGCAAGATTATTATCTACAGTTTACACCGAAATTCGACAGTTATTGATAGGAAAAGTATACACAGCCGCCGATTTGGCGTTTTACAATAGAAGCTATGAGATACCCGCGAAAATAGTTCCGAATATTATTACATCCATTAATAGCGTTTTACTTCCCACATTATCCAAAGAACAAGACAACCTTTCTACGATTAAAAGTATAGCCAGAAGAGCGAATAAGGTTGCGAATTTCGTTATATGGCCTTTTTTGGTTGGGCTGGCGGTTTGTGGGAAAGCGCTGGTTGAGGTATTGTTGACTGAAAAATGGCTGCCATGTGTACCATATCTATTTATCTTTTGTGCAGATTATGCATTATGGCCTACTATTTATGTGTATAACAATGTTATCAATTCTATTGGTCGAAGCGATATCTATTTGAAATTACAGTTTATCCAAAAGGGAATTGGTATGATTTTGCTGTTCTTATCAATTAGATATGGGGTTATTTGGATTGCATTGACAGTTCCTATTATCAGTATAATAGAACTGATTATTTCGGCTAGTATTATACGAAAGCTTATTGGTTATTCTTTCACAGAGCAATTATCGGATGTTTATAAACCTATAATCTTTTCTATGATTATGGGTGCAATTGTTTGGGGACTGAGCCTTTTTGAGCTAAAAATGGTATTAATACTAGTTTTACAATTTATAATTGGTGTGATTACATATACCCTGCTTTCATTCATTTTCAATAGAGAGTGCTTTATGTTTGTAAAGACAATGATTGGTAAACTTATAAAAAAATAA
- a CDS encoding glycosyltransferase family 2 protein — MMNKTKVSVIMSAYNAQAFIREAVDSILNQTMGDFELLVTDDCSTDDTLKILKSYHDDRLIVIENNKQQGLTANLNSMIERSSGEYIARLDADDVSDLSRLEKQVIVLDSNPDIFMVCSYVKAIGNRSGINKPPLKHDDIAATLLFFNPITHSSVMFRNDGTKYNINYKKAQDYELWTRLFREGKRFFTIAEPLVSFRYHHLQISNIGKTDQLAFATQVKINELQQLGIDINDKDFSFVINYLETGLIENSNELYRVLALFSEIETKNRQNKVYSKVALKRVIKIRCVRIYTRLKDRNSINIRDRINLFRRAFSLLLFKAIIASRFNSHIREGQYGQ, encoded by the coding sequence ATGATGAATAAGACTAAAGTTAGCGTCATAATGTCTGCATATAATGCTCAAGCGTTTATTCGAGAAGCTGTAGATAGTATATTAAATCAGACCATGGGTGATTTCGAACTGTTAGTTACAGATGATTGCTCTACAGACGATACGCTGAAAATACTAAAAAGCTATCATGATGATCGCCTAATTGTTATTGAGAATAATAAGCAGCAAGGACTTACAGCCAATCTTAACAGTATGATCGAAAGATCAAGTGGAGAGTATATTGCAAGATTGGATGCGGATGATGTTTCCGACTTATCCAGACTGGAAAAACAGGTGATCGTTCTCGATTCTAATCCGGACATATTTATGGTATGTTCATATGTAAAAGCAATTGGTAACAGGAGTGGGATAAATAAACCCCCATTAAAACATGATGACATAGCTGCAACCTTGTTATTTTTCAATCCTATTACACACTCGTCCGTAATGTTTAGAAATGACGGGACAAAATATAATATCAATTATAAGAAAGCTCAGGACTATGAATTATGGACGAGATTATTTCGTGAAGGCAAGCGCTTTTTTACAATAGCAGAACCACTTGTCTCATTTAGATATCATCATTTGCAAATATCAAACATAGGCAAAACAGATCAGTTGGCATTTGCAACACAAGTAAAGATCAATGAATTACAACAATTAGGTATTGATATTAACGATAAAGATTTTAGTTTTGTAATAAATTATCTTGAAACAGGCTTGATAGAGAACAGTAATGAATTATACAGAGTGCTTGCATTATTCAGTGAAATTGAAACGAAGAACAGACAAAATAAAGTGTACTCCAAAGTCGCATTAAAAAGAGTTATTAAAATTCGATGTGTAAGAATATATACGAGGCTGAAAGATAGGAATAGCATTAATATACGTGACAGAATAAATCTCTTTAGAAGAGCATTTTCATTGCTTTTGTTTAAAGCAATTATTGCGAGTAGATTTAATAGTCATATACGGGAAGGTCAATATGGACAATAA
- a CDS encoding ATP-grasp fold amidoligase family protein, which yields MNKYFHGAIKIMKRPRLIFYYMSVMGFGILNFLSDKACLKLLWWSATGKKLNLKTPKGFNEKIQWLKLYYHKPEYTELADKIRVRDFVKKTIGEKYLIPLIATYDNPDQIDYNSLPNKFVIKCNHNSGCGMCLCRDKSAINFASVNNELKKALQENYYYRCREWQYKNIVPRLICEKYLIDDDPQNTTGTLINYKFYCFYGEPKFLYVSVEDVSSGAKGVVKLSLLDLDWETPPFFRSDHEPLPFDLEKPAHFDEMIEISKKLSKGIPFVRVDLYWVNDQILFSEMTFTPTGGFSFFSPEEWEVKLGEWLPLPDKIVER from the coding sequence ATGAATAAATATTTCCATGGCGCTATAAAAATAATGAAAAGGCCAAGACTGATATTTTATTATATGAGTGTTATGGGATTTGGAATTCTAAACTTCTTATCAGATAAAGCATGTTTAAAACTACTTTGGTGGTCAGCTACAGGAAAAAAGTTGAATTTGAAGACACCAAAAGGGTTTAATGAAAAAATACAATGGCTGAAACTATATTACCATAAACCAGAATATACTGAATTGGCAGATAAAATACGCGTCAGGGATTTTGTCAAGAAAACTATAGGAGAAAAGTATCTTATTCCGCTTATTGCAACATATGACAATCCTGATCAAATTGATTACAACTCACTTCCAAACAAGTTTGTGATTAAATGTAATCATAATTCTGGTTGTGGTATGTGTTTATGTCGTGACAAGTCAGCAATTAATTTTGCAAGTGTAAATAATGAACTTAAAAAAGCATTACAAGAAAACTATTATTATAGATGTCGAGAATGGCAATATAAGAATATTGTTCCAAGACTTATTTGCGAAAAGTATCTTATAGATGATGACCCACAAAACACAACTGGGACATTAATTAATTACAAATTTTATTGTTTCTATGGTGAACCGAAGTTTCTTTATGTTTCGGTTGAAGATGTATCTAGTGGGGCAAAAGGCGTAGTGAAGCTGTCATTGCTAGATCTTGATTGGGAAACTCCTCCTTTTTTTCGCTCGGATCATGAGCCGCTTCCTTTTGATCTTGAAAAGCCAGCTCACTTTGATGAAATGATTGAAATTTCCAAGAAATTATCAAAAGGGATACCATTTGTCAGAGTGGATTTATATTGGGTTAACGATCAAATTCTATTCTCGGAGATGACATTTACACCAACAGGTGGTTTTAGTTTTTTTTCTCCAGAAGAATGGGAAGTTAAATTGGGAGAGTGGCTACCTTTACCCGACAAAATAGTAGAAAGATAA
- a CDS encoding glycosyltransferase, with product MREKHVDILYINTVDYGSTGKIMKQMSAAAELSGYKTCCAIAGEKEKKNNGCLIISSYTVRRINELFDRVFSVRGYDSFLSTLIFLRKLDRLNPRIIHLHNLHSNYINLPLLFRYIKKRNIKIIWTLHDCWAFTGRCPHFVALSCEKWKDGCKRCIYPTECYPIANHDRSAYMWKQKKKWFTGVKNLTIVTPSQWLEGLVEQSFLNCYPIKVVTNGIDLSIFKRTISTFKQEHIIPADRYVVLGVAFSWNNNKGLDCFIELAKRLNPEKYVIVLVGTDENVESYLPKHIISVQKTKNQQQLAEIYSVADVFVNPTRQEVLGLVNLEALACGTPVITFNTGGSPECVDETCGCVVDCNDVDGLEKQIRYICENHPFTHEMCEQRARKFCKENMLSKYLELYKIR from the coding sequence ATGAGAGAAAAACATGTAGATATTTTGTATATTAATACGGTTGATTATGGAAGTACTGGAAAAATAATGAAGCAGATGAGTGCAGCAGCAGAACTCTCAGGATATAAAACGTGTTGCGCAATTGCAGGGGAAAAGGAGAAAAAAAATAATGGTTGTCTCATAATATCATCATATACAGTTAGGCGTATTAATGAATTGTTTGATAGAGTATTCAGCGTTCGAGGGTATGATTCTTTTTTGTCCACATTGATTTTCCTGCGAAAATTAGATCGGCTTAATCCTAGAATAATCCATTTACACAATCTACATAGCAATTATATAAATCTGCCCTTGTTATTTCGCTATATAAAAAAAAGAAACATAAAGATTATATGGACATTGCATGATTGTTGGGCGTTTACGGGTAGATGTCCTCATTTTGTGGCTTTATCATGTGAAAAATGGAAAGACGGATGCAAAAGATGTATTTATCCAACAGAGTGTTACCCTATAGCAAATCATGACCGCTCAGCTTATATGTGGAAACAAAAAAAGAAATGGTTTACTGGTGTGAAGAATCTGACAATCGTTACACCATCACAATGGTTAGAAGGATTAGTAGAGCAATCTTTCTTAAATTGCTATCCTATCAAAGTTGTCACTAATGGGATTGATTTATCAATCTTTAAAAGGACAATAAGTACATTTAAGCAAGAGCATATAATTCCTGCAGACAGATATGTTGTTTTAGGAGTTGCATTTAGTTGGAATAATAATAAGGGGTTAGATTGTTTCATTGAATTAGCAAAAAGATTGAATCCAGAAAAATACGTGATTGTTTTAGTTGGGACAGATGAAAATGTTGAAAGTTATCTTCCGAAACATATTATATCAGTGCAGAAAACAAAGAACCAACAGCAACTAGCGGAAATATATTCTGTTGCAGATGTATTTGTTAATCCAACGAGACAAGAAGTGCTTGGACTTGTAAACTTGGAAGCCTTAGCATGTGGAACTCCTGTAATAACTTTTAATACGGGTGGAAGTCCAGAATGCGTGGATGAAACTTGCGGTTGTGTTGTGGATTGTAATGATGTTGATGGTTTAGAAAAGCAGATAAGATATATATGTGAGAATCATCCATTTACACATGAGATGTGCGAACAAAGAGCGAGAAAATTTTGTAAAGAAAATATGTTAAGCAAATATCTAGAATTATACAAAATTAGATGA
- a CDS encoding O-antigen ligase family protein has product MGKNYGIYVNNSQSDNHSKYIIIPDSRSSELTNTLLVFFLMFFSNDTYLFGSNKNTLFVSLPRYILLLFCLFEFVYFLRQKSIQKHKKQLVMYCIMLVTFIVISLINKELINRTINKMLFMSGGLFVCILLSFKDYSKAFRNSILLISISSTVLWILSYLIPDLVLQLPRMENTAGVKFATIIFAGLDISTIYSPMIRTFGIFWEPGVFQMFINLAILFELFVENRPRRVYLIVYCIALLSTFSTTGYIAFLWIVLIYILFGGKNTTISKANRWFIILPILLIILLQIITRTSIGQKVFGKANNLKEGTTMVRFASFFASISIARSHPLTGVGMENVGTQMYTITKASDLYFGWTSQNTNTFLYQFAAHGCIFGGLFLIGSSLFGRVFHKGALFTFSVFILLIIFYIGENYLVSMVPYVFIFYGFESERTEDMQKSEEYISNERKTCRYFVY; this is encoded by the coding sequence ATGGGAAAGAACTATGGTATATATGTGAACAATTCACAGTCAGACAATCATAGTAAGTATATAATAATACCAGATTCCAGATCCAGTGAATTGACTAATACGTTATTGGTTTTTTTTCTGATGTTTTTCTCAAATGATACATATCTATTTGGTTCTAATAAAAACACATTATTCGTTAGCCTTCCCCGTTATATTTTATTGCTCTTTTGCTTGTTTGAATTTGTGTATTTTTTACGGCAAAAATCAATTCAAAAACATAAAAAGCAACTTGTTATGTATTGTATCATGCTGGTTACTTTTATCGTAATCAGTTTAATCAATAAAGAACTAATAAATCGAACAATTAACAAAATGCTATTTATGTCGGGCGGATTATTTGTTTGCATTCTCTTGAGCTTTAAAGACTATAGTAAGGCATTTCGAAACTCAATTCTATTGATATCAATTTCATCTACTGTGTTATGGATTTTATCATATTTAATTCCCGATTTAGTATTACAATTACCACGAATGGAGAATACGGCAGGAGTAAAGTTTGCCACAATTATTTTTGCTGGTCTCGATATATCAACTATCTATAGCCCGATGATTCGTACATTTGGTATCTTTTGGGAGCCAGGTGTTTTTCAGATGTTTATTAACTTGGCTATTCTATTTGAACTATTTGTTGAGAACCGGCCACGAAGAGTATATCTCATCGTTTATTGTATTGCTTTATTATCCACGTTTTCTACAACTGGATATATAGCATTTTTATGGATTGTTTTAATATATATTTTGTTCGGGGGAAAAAATACTACAATATCTAAAGCAAATAGATGGTTTATTATTTTACCTATTTTATTAATAATTTTATTGCAAATAATTACTAGGACATCTATCGGGCAAAAAGTCTTTGGTAAAGCAAACAACCTTAAAGAAGGAACGACCATGGTACGGTTTGCTTCATTCTTTGCCAGTATCAGTATAGCAAGGTCACATCCTCTTACCGGTGTCGGTATGGAAAATGTCGGAACTCAAATGTACACAATTACAAAAGCGTCTGATTTGTACTTTGGGTGGACATCGCAAAATACAAATACATTTCTTTATCAGTTTGCTGCACATGGCTGTATATTTGGAGGATTATTTCTAATCGGATCGTCATTGTTTGGAAGGGTATTTCATAAAGGGGCGTTATTTACATTCTCAGTATTTATTCTTTTGATTATTTTCTATATAGGTGAAAACTATTTGGTCTCTATGGTGCCATATGTTTTCATATTCTATGGATTTGAATCGGAAAGAACTGAAGACATGCAAAAAAGTGAGGAATACATATCAAATGAGAGAAAAACATGTAGATATTTTGTATATTAA
- a CDS encoding glycosyltransferase family 2 protein, with protein sequence MSLITVIIPVYKVKKEYLDCCIESIYKQDVNDIEIILVNDGSPDDSGIYCDEYAEKDDRIKVIHKDNGGSASARNVGIKNATGKWIMFIDADDWIENDLFQDFVALSPTDDVDIVIFPGYTEYINKTIPDPVVFEDKRIFATREEIDEIAIKTLSKAANIPNTASLTSVWGKFYRREFLHKNNLLLDEQMRYNEDVIFCLETYEKASKIIFLGKNYYHYREVSSSKTNKYRKNVEKEQELVLKRIKGFIETNKKGKGLLHAYYLRALISIQMCFFQKYYHPEYSDGHRRKTFIDFLSSSPYKETLDEISVEELKKSFKVKYLCFKKHLFFVLLIVQKVYKYKQKLEPYR encoded by the coding sequence ATGAGCCTTATTACAGTCATTATTCCTGTATATAAAGTCAAAAAAGAATATCTGGATTGTTGTATTGAAAGCATATATAAACAAGATGTGAATGATATCGAGATTATTCTTGTTAATGATGGTTCACCAGATGACAGTGGAATTTACTGTGATGAATATGCTGAAAAAGATGATCGTATCAAAGTCATTCATAAAGATAATGGCGGATCCGCATCAGCACGAAATGTAGGTATAAAGAATGCTACAGGCAAGTGGATCATGTTCATTGATGCAGATGATTGGATTGAAAATGATTTGTTTCAGGATTTTGTAGCTTTATCACCGACGGACGATGTTGATATTGTCATATTCCCGGGATATACCGAATACATAAACAAGACTATTCCTGATCCTGTAGTTTTTGAGGATAAAAGAATATTTGCTACACGAGAAGAAATAGACGAAATAGCTATAAAAACTTTATCGAAGGCAGCTAACATACCCAACACAGCTTCGTTGACAAGCGTTTGGGGTAAATTCTATAGAAGAGAATTCCTTCACAAAAACAATCTGCTTCTGGATGAACAAATGAGATATAATGAAGATGTGATTTTTTGTTTGGAAACTTATGAAAAGGCATCAAAAATTATTTTTTTAGGAAAGAATTATTATCATTATCGAGAAGTAAGCAGTAGTAAAACAAATAAATATAGAAAAAATGTTGAAAAGGAACAAGAACTGGTACTCAAACGAATCAAGGGATTTATTGAAACAAACAAAAAGGGCAAGGGACTATTGCATGCTTATTATCTACGGGCGCTAATATCCATTCAGATGTGTTTCTTTCAAAAGTATTATCATCCAGAGTATTCGGATGGACACCGGAGAAAAACATTTATTGATTTTCTCTCTAGTAGTCCATATAAAGAGACACTTGATGAAATCAGTGTAGAAGAATTGAAAAAGTCATTCAAAGTGAAATATCTGTGCTTTAAAAAACATCTGTTTTTTGTATTACTTATCGTCCAGAAGGTATATAAGTATAAACAAAAGCTAGAACCCTATAGATAA
- a CDS encoding serine O-acetyltransferase, whose amino-acid sequence MENQGKTFENKKAVKKAIQEDNTHINSLPQTERFWLYLIQDHRIVIKRYMKHLRYEQYYREKGTRFIVLQAYHARRKNRIGNRIGFFIESKGLDRGITIWHHGTVIINGAAHIGSGTVFHGDNCVGTNGKDNKAPTIGKNVDIGFGASVIGDVVIADNCKIGAGAVVVHSCDIPGATLVGVPARVVNKEG is encoded by the coding sequence ATGGAAAACCAAGGAAAAACGTTTGAGAATAAAAAAGCAGTAAAAAAAGCAATACAAGAAGACAATACCCATATTAACTCTCTTCCTCAAACAGAAAGATTCTGGCTATATCTGATTCAAGATCATAGAATAGTGATAAAGAGATACATGAAACACCTTCGATATGAACAATACTATAGAGAAAAAGGAACACGCTTTATAGTATTACAAGCATATCATGCAAGACGAAAGAATCGCATAGGGAACCGTATTGGTTTCTTTATTGAAAGCAAGGGCTTGGATAGAGGTATAACAATATGGCATCATGGAACCGTAATCATAAATGGTGCAGCGCATATTGGCAGCGGTACAGTATTCCATGGAGATAATTGTGTAGGTACAAACGGAAAAGATAATAAAGCGCCTACTATCGGGAAGAACGTGGATATTGGATTTGGTGCATCAGTAATTGGTGATGTTGTTATTGCTGACAATTGTAAGATTGGTGCAGGAGCTGTTGTGGTTCATAGTTGTGACATACCTGGAGCAACATTAGTCGGTGTACCAGCCAGAGTTGTAAATAAAGAAGGATGA